One Arachis hypogaea cultivar Tifrunner chromosome 18, arahy.Tifrunner.gnm2.J5K5, whole genome shotgun sequence genomic window, gtaATCTAAATGAGCTAAATATACTCTCCCGATTAGTTATAATTATGTAATTTCTTCTCTTTGAGCTTGAATTCCgtttatctaaaaaaaaataatttaaatcaatatttaatgcctTTTGTTTTTGAGAGTcttttgttttaattaaaaattatctaaatttacataatacaaaaagataaaaaatccaTTTAATTTTTCCATAAACTGCTGGCCCTAGACTTctctataaaattaaattcacacTCTCTATGTTAAAAAGTGAAGcttacataaataaatactatatcTAAAAATAGGaaaccaagaaagaagaagaagaaataggaaaccaagaaagaagaagaagaagaatgagtgaCGAGCAATCAGATTCCGCAATGATGAATCCGTGGGATATCAGTGACCCGTGTGATATGATAGACTTTTATGCCGATGAACCACCGCAGTTTCAGTTTGAGTCTCCGCCTCTGCCTGAGCCCGTCTGGAATGGGGACGAAAACAATGTAGGTGATCCCCAGCCCCAGCCGTGTGCCATGGACGTGAGTGTTAATCAACCACCTCAGCCGGTTATTGATGATGGTTTCCCGGAAGCTATGAAGAGAACAGAGCACTCTTGGGGAAGCCCATCATCTGGTTATCAACCACATCAGTCTCAGCCTCAGTCATGTGCCATTGATGTGTGTGGTAATCAACCACCTCAGCTACCGTCTCAACCACCTCAGCTACCGCCTCAGCCTCAGCCTCAGCCTTGGTCTTGGCCTGGGTCTCAGCCTCGGTCTGGGCCTCGTTCTCAGCCTTGGTCTCGGTCTCGGCCTCGGCTTCTTTCTGAGCCTCGGCCTCAGTCTGAGACGGATATAGTAAGGACGGCGACCGATGAGTTTTTCGCTGACACATGTGGTTATCCCCCATCTCAGCCTCAGCCTCAGCCTCAGCCTCAGCCTCAGACTGAGTGGGATACCAGGGACATGTTCGAGCTGATTCCCAATGTCGGTGGTCATCAACCACTTCAACCTCAACCTCCGGTCTGGACTTGGGAGGAGAACAAAGCTTTTGAGTCTGTTATTACCAGTTGTTTTCAGGATGCTCTACAAAACCACCGGGAGGCAGTGGCTGCTCGTCTCCCCGGCAGGACCCCGGCACAGCTGCAAGAACGCTTTCAGAAGCTGATAAACGACATCAGTGCCATCCATAACGGTTATCCTACAAACACTCCTCTCAATGCATCTGATAACATGACCATCATGATGGAATACAACCCTCTCTCCATCCCCATCATCAATCCACCACCATTACCGCCTTATTCGACTGATCATCATAACAGGTCGGTAATCTCAatattttcattctcttcttaTTTCGCAAGGTTTATTTCtcgtattctttctttcttttggtttacttattctatatttcctttttcttataAGTTTTATGAACAAACCTAATAAACAATGAACcttttttttcctttgatttgtttttgaaataaataaaatattttaaaatggagatgatcaaatatataaatatttttgtttacatGAAATTCATTGATTATCATATTTTGTTTATTATCATGGCAGGGAGGAGGTACTGCCGGCTGCAGAGGAGGAGGTCGTGCCAACTGCAGAGGAGGAGGCCGCACCAACGAATTCAGGATGTCATTGGACCCTAGATGAACATAGGTATTTATGATTATATTACTTCTTTTtgcctcttatttatttatttatttatttatttatttattatctagttgaataaaaaaaaagtgaagcAACTAGTATCAACATATAGAAGCACTTCTCTTGATTTAGATATATCTCTAACTTGTGATGATTGTATGTTGTCTACAATATATAAGTAGCACTTCTTTTTTGTAAGATTGATTCATTGCTTTCTTGTTAATTAAAGGTTTCATACTTCAATGTTTTTGTGTATCAATAACTAGCAATTTGAGCGAGTTCTAAagtaatttttgttgattgttaaatttatttttgttttgatcgTGGTTGGCATAATAAGGTTTTTGGTTGGACtgaaaaccaaaaaagaaaaaaaaattgtttgataTCTAAAAATATTGTTACTAATTAAATagtttatatttttgtttaaaaatttttagtataaaatttgttaatagttatttcaaaaatcatattttggtAGGTTATTTCTTAGAGGGTACGAAGAAGAAGGTAAACACTGGAAAAGAATTTCAGAATATTATGTAAAGACAAAAACTTCTAGTCAAATTGCCAGTCATGCTCAGAAATATTTTAAACATCAAAAAGACTTGGCTAAAGGAAAAAAGCTAAGAAAAAGTATTTTTGATGTAATTTGATCATCGTAAGTCATTTCTTTACTCTCAATTAGTTAGTCTAATTCAATTTCtactaatatagaaaatatttaattggctattttaaactcttttaagttattattcaTGATAGTTACactattttaattgtttttcaaTGTAGAAATTGTGCCATATTCCGAGGTTTTTAATGGATGGAGGAGGCTTTGCTTAAAGGAGGAAGAACATGTAAATGGTTGCAACATATCTAGTTCGAGTTAATTGTTAGCTAGTTTTGTAAATCAATATAGATGTAATTGTGATTCATAacatttttatcaataatatttgaTTTTCTAGTTCTCTGGccttgatggcaatgccgaagaGGACGGTGAACTAGATTTTATCAAAAGTCTTGATGGCTACGCCGAAGGGACTTTTGGTAAAAAagatgtatttttaaaaaattattagctttaaatgtattaattaaacagatatattaaaattttttaaaagtatttcatccataaaaattagttataaaatatttttagttaattttatacttttattaatgattacttctttttcatattttatttggtTGTCATTGAAGTTGAGAGTTAGTATAAAAAGAACTTGACACTAATTAGATTATAAACAAAATATttcatgaccaaaaaaaaaaaaaaaaaaaaaaaaaaaaaaaaaaaacaaaatatttgataCTAATTAGCTTGTTAAGTATTTACACAATTACTCCAATTAACTTGTTGTGTGCTATATTTACATGATGCCAGTaacaaaattttgttttattaatattattattatttttttatgaacgaGAATAAGTGACTTTTGTAATAACACTTTTATTGTTCTTATTTATCATGAAAATCATATTtaccaaattatatatatatatatatatatatatataacccccacaattttcacaattaaattaaaaaaatgttggTCTTACAAAGCTGCTCAATTGCTTCTACATCCAAACAAACCCAAAAATAAAGCAACCTAAAGATGGCTAAAATATCACAAGAGTAAATTAATAACAAATCAAGAGTTCAAGACAATGATATCTCCGAACCAAAATGCCAGAAGTAAAATGCGTATTTTGTCATTTTGATAATGGTCTTCCCTAGCGGATAGGCAGCTGAGATTGAATGCAAAAAGTGAAGAGTTAAGGAGATATTTCATGCTGATATTGATCTgccaaagaaaaaggagaagatggAAAATGTCAAATTAGTCTTAGAATGAAATTAAgtagatataaaaggagaagtTTGTTTACCTTTGTTTCTAAATTGCACAAAGGAGTGTGTAATGCTCACTGAACActgttgcaaaaaaaaaaaaaagttcattcAAGCTCTGAGAAATTATAAATATGGTTACAAATATATGTAAAAATATCGGATTACAGATTGATATGGAAACACATTAACTGTGACTAGCTAGGAGTATAAATGAAACAAACACAAGAAAACAAAATCTTGATTTAGATAAAATTGTATTGGTCTTTCATCTCTGGCGTCAATGCTTGGTTATGGAACCAACAATCAAGAGGACTCTACTTCCTGCCAAAGCCACAAACACAATGTCATACAAATTTTAAATGTGTCATATCAAACGGTTAAAATATAGATGTATGAACTATATGCAAAAATGATTTGATGATGACATGTTTCATATAATGTTAGAGCAGTAAACTACTTCCTCTTGCATGTTTTGGATGTTGGAACAATCAATCCTCTCTTCTCTAAACTTTTATATCGATCCTTTATAAGGGTACAACAACCCAACATATATGTCATGGAAATTGAAAAGTTACTTGGATGTTTTAAAAACTCAGAAAACAGATAACAAAAGGTAAGCAAGAGAATTTTTACAAGCTTACCTTAAGCTTCTGGATGGATCCATTTATTCCGTCGACTAGGAGAACTTGAAGGGGAGCAGGCTCAAACTTATTAACGAATTGTGATAAATATACACTCACAAAGAATTGTGTATGGAATAATATGTGTTAGGTCAAAACCACTGAAGTACTCTTAGCATGTTCTCTCATTCGAATAACTAAGATTTTGAtggcaaattaaaataaatagaaagccTACTTACTTGTGCTTTCCTAAGCGTGGTGGCCGTGCCTTTAACCTATCTTAGCATATTCTTCTGCTTTTCCTCATCTTCTTGCTTGATTTCCTCCGTAATTTCAGGTATGCTGTAACCAGAAGAATCAACACAGCTCAAATATCACGCTTTGTCGTGTTTGAAAACATAGAAAAAGATCAATTCATACTACCTGTCAATTTCTTTCGACAAGTCCTCCAACTTCTTAGCTTCTGCTTCTTTTTTCTGTTGTTCTTTGTGCCTGAGTCTCTTGTTCAACTCAACTCTAGTGACCCTCTTTGTTTTGATAGGCCTGTTGGATGAATATTCAAGCAATACAAATATATCAGATTTTTAGTTGGGATGTATGGAACCTATTTACAATCACAAGCATAATATGAgtcaacataaaaaataataataaataaaaaagcaataaaatgacCATAAAATATCTTACAAGATATAATGATACTTTAGCCACTTTATCTGATCTTGTCATCTTAGTGATAAAGTTGTGTGAATTGCTAAGTTCAGAGGATATTGGAAATTAAATTTTGAGGGTTCATACATTTTCATAAATCATAATCCTTTAGAAGCTCTTCAAcctaacacaaaaattttaaaagggtCAAAGACAAATTCACTCACAATATATACTGATTATAAAAATCAATCAAGTCCTGATGCACCAAATACATCGGACATCTAATCATCTAACCAAGATTGTATACTTTACTTTTTGGAACTGGCCTTGACTTGGGTTTTAGAGtagaaagaatcattagaatttggTTTATGTTTAAAATTGTCACTAAAGGCATAATTCACATGGGGAGGCTATGGTCCTTGCAAGCATTTGCCAATGTTAGCACACCAACAACATCAACACCAATAGATTCTGTTTTGTTAGCCTCAAACCACTTCAAATTAAATGCACTAGTGAAATCATCAACATTAAAAACATGAGTAGGCGTAATAGTCTCAATATCGACCTAGATTCATGACCTATCTTCTAAGCTCCCATTTCCAAACTCAAAGGGTATTATCACTTGATTATGACAAATTTAtagaaatatttataaaaattattgtcacaCTGCAATTTACAACTTGGTTTAGATATTCTGATATTGAATGGAATATACTAAAAAGATTCTCTATTgagctttctcttctttttccatAAATCAAAACAATCAATTTAATTAGTAGAAAAAACTAAGAGCAGAGTGAGCAAAAAATcagaaccaaaaaaaaaaccatGAAGAGAAAACCAGAAGTGAAGGTGCAAAGCAGAAGGACAGAAGAGCCCCTTTGTAAACAGGTGAAAACCTagcagaaaaaaaagaagaaaaataaaccacaatccaaataaagaaataaaggaagaaggagaagaagaacttGCGGCGGGCATGGTGGAGAATGCTCGTGTCGCTACGCTGATCTGGCAGAGCAGAGGGAGCAGAAGAAGCAGAGGAGCTAGCAGAGCGTAGAAACTTTGGGGAGGTGCAGAGACGGTGATGGatgagggaaagaaagagcaaataGCGGCTTCTCTCCAATGAGCGGCTGTTTTTGAAACCGACTCCAATAAAGCACTGCTACATATTTTGCGATACGATAATATTCCTTATTGGAttgaaaaaccaaaaagaaaaagatttttttttttgtgactaaaaaaattatttgatatataaaaatatcaatgcttttttttttttaccaaaaaatagaaaaattcgaacCCACAACTTCTTAGGTGAATATGGAAAAACTATATCATTTAAACTATAATGTTtaagtgtaatttttaaaaatttatttaagtatttgtagaaaaattaaaaaaatgacttatttcgtaataaaaaattttatatcacatttttttaaaataaatattttcataactaaaaaatcaaatacaaaataacttatttataagtaatttttaatataaatatttattatttaattatttttttaaaaaaatttaattaaactatttatccAAGTGAAGCTACATCACATgaaacttaaaaagaaaaataaaaaaaatatttatgacatAACGTTATAACCAATACTtggtatttttttcaattaaataatttaactattttatttaccgaattatatattttataatatatttatcaaTTTTCATAATATGATTTATCtcatttatagtataaataaaatgAGTTTggccaatgagtaatagttcaaatggtatagactccccatactcaattaagaggtgagtttgagtctcctatctttccaaattttgagccaatgagtaatagcttaaATGAcatagactccccatactcaattaagaggttgcggattcgagtctcctatcttttcaaatttttacaAACAAGATATTTAaaattcgagtctcctatctttccaaatttttacaaacaagatatttaaaatttgaaaaacataTGTATTATTATAAAACAAATTACGATTCAAATAATATCAATTAGTACTTAGAAAGTTTAGtgaaagaaattaaaacaaaaattatgtttaaaaaattaatactcaaaaagagtacatataaaattttaaattaaattatagaatgaattagattatttaaatttaaaaaaaaaaacttttatgtaTTCAAgttacataataaaaataaatacgataaattaaataaatcatgtaatgtaaaataataaatatactataaattacttattttaataaaaaaaataattaaattatttatttaaaaaaaatcccatACTCGTTCGCCACCCTTCCCTTAATTGTTTAGTTAGTCCctactaattataaaaatatttaattagttattttaatttttttaaagtttaaattatattatgtatcCTAATTATactatttaaacttttttttatacaGGAATAGCTCCATAATTTGAGTTTTAATTGATGAGACCATTTTTGTGAGGATGAATTtgctaaatagaaaaaaatactgctcaaataaaaaaatcatctaTATTAATCGACTTAATAATCATTAGTTTAAAACGCACTAATTAAACGAACATACAAAAAGAACTTGTGAaatagaaattatttattttttaataaacatttAAATTAATCTTCTAACGAATTTTAAATTAGATACTTTAATtcactataaaattttattttaaaaaattttggagaATAAATTGAATATTTACTCTAAAATATTTTGGTAACTTTTTACTGTTATTATTAATTATCTTGTACTCTGCTCTGATTGTTGTTAAAAAGAATTGATTATTAATATAAGAGTTTGGACTAAAGATGTCAAATAGATTGTTCAATGGAAGCTAATTATATATATAGGTCTTTAAAATAGAAATTGGCctgcttaaaaaaaatttgtcgagttaaaaggtctttttatttttttttttttttttaatagacaatttttaactaaaaaaacaaataaaataataaatttttggatACTTATCAACTTTGGGTTAAATATTTGAGATATTTTGATTAAAATTTGACATATTTAAGTtaggttattaaaaaaattatcaaaagcattaaaaataaattaaacgagaatgattaaaaaaaaaagttaaacaagttaaatggaccaatttatttattttgtaggaTAATCTATTTAATTCATATATTAACCAAATCCATTAAACATCTTATTTTTATAGACttatttttacaataaaaaacttatacacactcacactcacactcatttgaaataattaaatggGTCAAGTCATTAAATTCAGCTCATTTTAAACGGTATTGCTTGTAGTCCAAGTATTCTTTACTTCTGATTCAGTCAAATAAATCTTATCTTGTAGAGTGTTAATGGTTTCGATGATTCTTTCATGTTTAATTTATATGAGGTATGGTCAAATATCGTTACTAATTAAAtagtttatgtttttatttaaaaaattttagtataaaatttgttaatagttatttcaaaaatcatattttggtAGATTATTTTTTAGAGGGTACCAAAAAGAAGGTTTACACTGTAAAAGAATTTCAGaatattatataaaaacaaaaatttctagTCAAATTGCCAGTAATTCTCAGAAacattttttacataaaaaagaattggctaaaaaaaaaaactaagaaaaagcatttttatataatttgatcATCATAAGTTATTTCTTTACTCTCAATTAGTTAGTCTAATTCAATTTctactaatataaaaaatatttaattgactattttaaacTCTTAAGTTATTATCCATGATAGTTACactattttaattgtttttcaaTATAGAAATTGAGCCCTATTTCGAGGTTTTTAATGGATGGAGGAGGATTTGCTTAAAGGAGGAAAAACATGTAAATGGTTTAAAGATTTTTATTTAGGTTGCACATATCTAGTTCGAGTTAGTTGTTAGCTAGTCTTGTAAATGAACAATGACTGGAAGATAGGTTTGAAAAAATAATGATGTAGGAAAATGCAATCATTATAGATGTAATTGTGATTCAtaacatttttatcattaatatttGATTTTCTAGTTCTCCGACCTTGATGGAAATGCTGAAGGGGACGGTGAACTAGATTTTATCGAAAGTCTTAATGGTCATGTCGAAGAGACTTTTGGTATAAATAATGTATCTTTTAAAAGATTATTAGTttcaaatatattaattaaacaaatgtagaaatttttttaaagtatttcatccataaaaattaattataaaatatttttatgtaattttatacttttattattgattacttcttttttatatttaatttggttaTCATTGAAGTTGAGAGTTAGTATAAGAAGAGCTTGACACTAATTAGATTATAGAC contains:
- the LOC112773219 gene encoding uncharacterized protein, yielding MNLTITTSCISQHFLLRGSSILLFFSRLFQNPVCLANLGDFGSPEFVADKLLQAERCKETKKEEEEIGNQERRRRRMSDEQSDSAMMNPWDISDPCDMIDFYADEPPQFQFESPPLPEPVWNGDENNVGDPQPQPCAMDVSVNQPPQPVIDDGFPEAMKRTEHSWGSPSSGYQPHQSQPQSCAIDVCGNQPPQLPSQPPQLPPQPQPQPWSWPGSQPRSGPRSQPWSRSRPRLLSEPRPQSETDIVRTATDEFFADTCGYPPSQPQPQPQPQPQTEWDTRDMFELIPNVGGHQPLQPQPPVWTWEENKAFESVITSCFQDALQNHREAVAARLPGRTPAQLQERFQKLINDISAIHNGYPTNTPLNASDNMTIMMEYNPLSIPIINPPPLPPYSTDHHNREEVLPAAEEEVVPTAEEEAAPTNSGCHWTLDEHRNCAIFRGF